A genomic stretch from Etheostoma cragini isolate CJK2018 chromosome 8, CSU_Ecrag_1.0, whole genome shotgun sequence includes:
- the fgd4a gene encoding FYVE, RhoGEF and PH domain-containing protein 4a isoform X2, with protein sequence MLGRPTDHIRMDGFSRVAIRRKPPSLDTPEPEEEENKGKADCFQSKNADKETCVAVKIEQSTALGSSPESDNSNPPSVQACLSRVWSGTTDKSRRGVNGKNSSFRPALPSKPQVPPKPPHLQSPVTELSSPLGHIHKPLLRPGMEEGGGVGRGGGGGTGGRGRGVVNREKPSKVLDLINRFEENSTEHKRDGSPLKQISKSSNSSPAHRSYQKQTETNRTPEDHSSLPTSPQDAHKPAANGVLAQMEQDKKKEDSPESNNESVRVETAGLLNGDMGSGSTEQSDDHSSPPHTDRTGTESYTENDDSGTKIESEHRNEEGSPDHKETNEQKLFKIANELLQTEKAYVARLNLLDQVFCAKLMEEANKGTFPVDVVKNIFSNIVSIHTFHSQFLLPDLEKRMGEWESTPRIGDILQKLTPFLKMYAEYVKNFENAMELLKHWTDRSPQFKAIIQDIQSQEACGCLTLQHHMLEPVQRVPRYEMLLKDYLKKLPQGDPDRRDSEKSLEIIATAATHSNSAIRKSENLKKLMEIYEMLGEEEDIVNPSNEFIKEGHILKLAARNTSAMERYLFLFNNMLLYCVPKFSLGGTKYTVRTRIGIDGMKVLETSNVDYPHTFQVSGKERMLELQASSEQDKAGWIKAFHETIEIFQQKNESFKNALKDVEEVSNAELGKRAPCWIRDNQVTLCMKCKEPFNALTRRRHHCRACGYVVCWKCSDNKVPLEYDGNKMNKVCRDCFSILTGESIVEGKKKGILEIEAAQFTGSSIMCGFLQYCEKNKPWQKVWCVIPEKECLVLYLYGAPQDVKAQCTIPLLGYSVDDSARPTDPPVSFRLSQSKSIHNFAAETEELKQRWLKVIRVAVTGEMPDCSETNGGNANTMHNNNTQEVGTDSS encoded by the exons agaACAAAGGCAAAGCTGACTGCTTCCAGTCCAAGAATGCTGATAAGGAGACCTGCGTGGCGGTGAAAATTGAACAGTCCACAG CTCTAGGCAGTAGCCCAGAGAGTGACAACAGCAACCCACCCAGCGTGCAGGCGTGTCTCAGTCGGGTGTGGAGTGGGACAACTGACAAGAGCAGGAGAGGGGTCAATGGAAAAAACTCTAGCTTCAGGCCTGCGCTGCCGTCTAAACCACAAG TGCCTCCAAAACCACCACATCTCCAGAGCCCGGTAACGGAGCTCTCGTCCCCGTTGGGCCACATCCACAAACCTCTACTCAGACCGGGcatggaggagggaggaggggtggggagaggaggaggaggaggaacaggaggaagaggaagaggggtCGTGAACCGGGAGAAACCATCCAAAGTCTTAGACCTCATCAACCGCTTTGAGGAGAACAG CACAGAGCACAAAAGAGACGGCTCTCCGCTCAAACAGATCAGCAAGTCGTCCAACAGCAGCCCGGCTCACCGCTCCTACCAAAAGCAGACGGAGACCAACAGGACTCCAGAGGACCACTCGTCCTTACCGACCTCGCCGCAGGATGCCCACAAACCGGCGGCTAATGGGGTGCTAGCTCAGATGGAACAGGACAAGAAAAAGGAGGATAGCCCGGAGAGTAACAATGAAAGTGTGAGGGTAGAGACTGCCGGGTTGCTAAATGGAGATATGGGGTCTGGGAGCACAGAACAGAGTGATGATCATTCATCAcctccacacacagacaggactGGTACAGAAAGCTACACTGAGAACGATGACAGTGGGACTAAAATAGAAAGCGAGCACAGAAACGAAGAAGGAAGCCCAGACCATAAG GAAACAAATGAACAGAAGCTGTTTAAGATCGCCAACGAGCTCTTGCAAACAGAGAAGGCCTACGTAGCGAGACTTAACCTGCTCGACCAG GTGTTCTGCGCCAAGCTAATGGAGGAGGCAAATAAAGGAACGTTTCCTGTGGACGTAGTGAAGAACATCTTCTCCAACATCGTCTCCATCCACACCTTCCACAGCCAGTTTCTGCTTCCAGATCTGGAGAAACGCATGGGAGAATG GGAGTCCACACCTCGCATTGGAGACATCCTGCAGAAACTCACACCTTTTCTCAAGATGTACGCAGAGTACGTGAAGAATTTCGAGAACGCCATGGAGCTGCTCAAACATTGGACTGATCGCTCGCCTCAATTCAAGGCCATCATTCAGGACATACAG AGTCAAGAGGCCTGTGGATGCCTGACGCTTCAGCATCACATGTTGGAGCCCGTGCAGCGAGTCCCTCGCTATGAGATGCTGCTTAAAGACTATCTGAAGAAGCTGCCTCAGGGCGACCCTGACCGACGAGATTCAGAGA AATCATTAGAAATTATCGCCACAGCGGCTACTCACTCCAACAGCGCCATACGAAAATCT GAGAATCTGAAGAAGCTGATGGAGATATACGAAATGCTgggtgaggaggaggacatCGTTAACCCCTCTAACGAGTTCATCAAAGAGGGCCACATCTTGAAGCTGGCGGCCAGGAACACCTCGGCCATGGAGCGATATCTCTTCCTG ttCAACAACATGCTGTTGTACTGCGTGCCCAAGTTCAGTCTGGGAGGGACGAAGTACACGGTGAGGACGCGGATCGGCATCGACGGCATGAAGGTCCTGGAAACGTCCAACGTGGACTACCCTCACACCTTCCAGGTCTCGGGGAAGGAGAGGATGCTGGAGCTACAGGCCAG CTCAGAGCAGGACAAGGCAGGCTGGATTAAG GCTTTCCACGAGACCATTGAGATCTTCCAGCAGAAAAACGAGTCATTCAAGAATGCGCTGAAAGATGTGGAGGAAGTGTCG AATGCAGAGCTGGGGAAGCGCGCCCCTTGCTGGATCCGCGACAATCAAGTGACGCTGTGTATGAAGTGTAAAGAGCCTTTTAACGCTCTGACACGGCGGAGACACCACTGCAGAGCCTGCGGCTAT GTGGTGTGCTGGAAATGTTCGGACAATAAGGTGCCGCTCGAATACGATGGCAACAAGATGAACAAAGTGTGTAGAGACTGCTTCTCCATCCTGACTGGAGAAAGCATAGTCGAGGGCAAGAAGAAGGGCATCCTGGAG ATCGAGGCAGCTCAGTTCACGGGCAGCAGCATCATGTGTGGCTTCCTGCAGTACTGTGAGAAGAACAAACCTTGGCAGAAGGTGTGGTGCGTCATCCCCGAGAAGGAGTGTCTGGTGCTTTATCTCTACGGAGCTCCGCAG GACGTGAAGGCCCAGTGTACAATCCCCCTCCTGGGCTACTCTGTGGATGACAGCGCCCGGCCCACAGACCCCCCGGTCAGCTTCCGCCTCTCTCAGTCCAAGTCCATTCACAACTTTGCTGCTGAAACCGAGGAGCTTAAGCAGCGCTGGCTGAAAGTGATTCGAGTGGCAGTGACGGGAGAGATGCCAGACTGCTCAGAGACCAACGGCGGCAATGCCAACACgatgcacaacaacaacacacaagaaGTGGGTACTGATAGCTCATAA
- the fgd4a gene encoding FYVE, RhoGEF and PH domain-containing protein 4a isoform X4, which yields MDKHCVGNRIKKMQLFWKGVLTENKGKADCFQSKNADKETCVAVKIEQSTALGSSPESDNSNPPSVQACLSRVWSGTTDKSRRGVNGKNSSFRPALPSKPQVPPKPPHLQSPVTELSSPLGHIHKPLLRPGMEEGGGVGRGGGGGTGGRGRGVVNREKPSKVLDLINRFEENSSTEHKRDGSPLKQISKSSNSSPAHRSYQKQTETNRTPEDHSSLPTSPQDAHKPAANGVLAQMEQDKKKEDSPESNNESVRVETAGLLNGDMGSGSTEQSDDHSSPPHTDRTGTESYTENDDSGTKIESEHRNEEGSPDHKETNEQKLFKIANELLQTEKAYVARLNLLDQVFCAKLMEEANKGTFPVDVVKNIFSNIVSIHTFHSQFLLPDLEKRMGEWESTPRIGDILQKLTPFLKMYAEYVKNFENAMELLKHWTDRSPQFKAIIQDIQSQEACGCLTLQHHMLEPVQRVPRYEMLLKDYLKKLPQGDPDRRDSEKSLEIIATAATHSNSAIRKSENLKKLMEIYEMLGEEEDIVNPSNEFIKEGHILKLAARNTSAMERYLFLFNNMLLYCVPKFSLGGTKYTVRTRIGIDGMKVLETSNVDYPHTFQVSGKERMLELQASSEQDKAGWIKAFHETIEIFQQKNESFKNALKDVEEVSNAELGKRAPCWIRDNQVTLCMKCKEPFNALTRRRHHCRACGYVVCWKCSDNKVPLEYDGNKMNKVCRDCFSILTGESIVEGKKKGILEIEAAQFTGSSIMCGFLQYCEKNKPWQKVWCVIPEKECLVLYLYGAPQDVKAQCTIPLLGYSVDDSARPTDPPVSFRLSQSKSIHNFAAETEELKQRWLKVIRVAVTGEMPDCSETNGGNANTMHNNNTQEVGTDSS from the exons agaACAAAGGCAAAGCTGACTGCTTCCAGTCCAAGAATGCTGATAAGGAGACCTGCGTGGCGGTGAAAATTGAACAGTCCACAG CTCTAGGCAGTAGCCCAGAGAGTGACAACAGCAACCCACCCAGCGTGCAGGCGTGTCTCAGTCGGGTGTGGAGTGGGACAACTGACAAGAGCAGGAGAGGGGTCAATGGAAAAAACTCTAGCTTCAGGCCTGCGCTGCCGTCTAAACCACAAG TGCCTCCAAAACCACCACATCTCCAGAGCCCGGTAACGGAGCTCTCGTCCCCGTTGGGCCACATCCACAAACCTCTACTCAGACCGGGcatggaggagggaggaggggtggggagaggaggaggaggaggaacaggaggaagaggaagaggggtCGTGAACCGGGAGAAACCATCCAAAGTCTTAGACCTCATCAACCGCTTTGAGGAGAACAG CAGCACAGAGCACAAAAGAGACGGCTCTCCGCTCAAACAGATCAGCAAGTCGTCCAACAGCAGCCCGGCTCACCGCTCCTACCAAAAGCAGACGGAGACCAACAGGACTCCAGAGGACCACTCGTCCTTACCGACCTCGCCGCAGGATGCCCACAAACCGGCGGCTAATGGGGTGCTAGCTCAGATGGAACAGGACAAGAAAAAGGAGGATAGCCCGGAGAGTAACAATGAAAGTGTGAGGGTAGAGACTGCCGGGTTGCTAAATGGAGATATGGGGTCTGGGAGCACAGAACAGAGTGATGATCATTCATCAcctccacacacagacaggactGGTACAGAAAGCTACACTGAGAACGATGACAGTGGGACTAAAATAGAAAGCGAGCACAGAAACGAAGAAGGAAGCCCAGACCATAAG GAAACAAATGAACAGAAGCTGTTTAAGATCGCCAACGAGCTCTTGCAAACAGAGAAGGCCTACGTAGCGAGACTTAACCTGCTCGACCAG GTGTTCTGCGCCAAGCTAATGGAGGAGGCAAATAAAGGAACGTTTCCTGTGGACGTAGTGAAGAACATCTTCTCCAACATCGTCTCCATCCACACCTTCCACAGCCAGTTTCTGCTTCCAGATCTGGAGAAACGCATGGGAGAATG GGAGTCCACACCTCGCATTGGAGACATCCTGCAGAAACTCACACCTTTTCTCAAGATGTACGCAGAGTACGTGAAGAATTTCGAGAACGCCATGGAGCTGCTCAAACATTGGACTGATCGCTCGCCTCAATTCAAGGCCATCATTCAGGACATACAG AGTCAAGAGGCCTGTGGATGCCTGACGCTTCAGCATCACATGTTGGAGCCCGTGCAGCGAGTCCCTCGCTATGAGATGCTGCTTAAAGACTATCTGAAGAAGCTGCCTCAGGGCGACCCTGACCGACGAGATTCAGAGA AATCATTAGAAATTATCGCCACAGCGGCTACTCACTCCAACAGCGCCATACGAAAATCT GAGAATCTGAAGAAGCTGATGGAGATATACGAAATGCTgggtgaggaggaggacatCGTTAACCCCTCTAACGAGTTCATCAAAGAGGGCCACATCTTGAAGCTGGCGGCCAGGAACACCTCGGCCATGGAGCGATATCTCTTCCTG ttCAACAACATGCTGTTGTACTGCGTGCCCAAGTTCAGTCTGGGAGGGACGAAGTACACGGTGAGGACGCGGATCGGCATCGACGGCATGAAGGTCCTGGAAACGTCCAACGTGGACTACCCTCACACCTTCCAGGTCTCGGGGAAGGAGAGGATGCTGGAGCTACAGGCCAG CTCAGAGCAGGACAAGGCAGGCTGGATTAAG GCTTTCCACGAGACCATTGAGATCTTCCAGCAGAAAAACGAGTCATTCAAGAATGCGCTGAAAGATGTGGAGGAAGTGTCG AATGCAGAGCTGGGGAAGCGCGCCCCTTGCTGGATCCGCGACAATCAAGTGACGCTGTGTATGAAGTGTAAAGAGCCTTTTAACGCTCTGACACGGCGGAGACACCACTGCAGAGCCTGCGGCTAT GTGGTGTGCTGGAAATGTTCGGACAATAAGGTGCCGCTCGAATACGATGGCAACAAGATGAACAAAGTGTGTAGAGACTGCTTCTCCATCCTGACTGGAGAAAGCATAGTCGAGGGCAAGAAGAAGGGCATCCTGGAG ATCGAGGCAGCTCAGTTCACGGGCAGCAGCATCATGTGTGGCTTCCTGCAGTACTGTGAGAAGAACAAACCTTGGCAGAAGGTGTGGTGCGTCATCCCCGAGAAGGAGTGTCTGGTGCTTTATCTCTACGGAGCTCCGCAG GACGTGAAGGCCCAGTGTACAATCCCCCTCCTGGGCTACTCTGTGGATGACAGCGCCCGGCCCACAGACCCCCCGGTCAGCTTCCGCCTCTCTCAGTCCAAGTCCATTCACAACTTTGCTGCTGAAACCGAGGAGCTTAAGCAGCGCTGGCTGAAAGTGATTCGAGTGGCAGTGACGGGAGAGATGCCAGACTGCTCAGAGACCAACGGCGGCAATGCCAACACgatgcacaacaacaacacacaagaaGTGGGTACTGATAGCTCATAA
- the fgd4a gene encoding FYVE, RhoGEF and PH domain-containing protein 4a isoform X7: protein MKPRRTSTEHKRDGSPLKQISKSSNSSPAHRSYQKQTETNRTPEDHSSLPTSPQDAHKPAANGVLAQMEQDKKKEDSPESNNESVRVETAGLLNGDMGSGSTEQSDDHSSPPHTDRTGTESYTENDDSGTKIESEHRNEEGSPDHKETNEQKLFKIANELLQTEKAYVARLNLLDQVFCAKLMEEANKGTFPVDVVKNIFSNIVSIHTFHSQFLLPDLEKRMGEWESTPRIGDILQKLTPFLKMYAEYVKNFENAMELLKHWTDRSPQFKAIIQDIQSQEACGCLTLQHHMLEPVQRVPRYEMLLKDYLKKLPQGDPDRRDSEKSLEIIATAATHSNSAIRKSENLKKLMEIYEMLGEEEDIVNPSNEFIKEGHILKLAARNTSAMERYLFLFNNMLLYCVPKFSLGGTKYTVRTRIGIDGMKVLETSNVDYPHTFQVSGKERMLELQASSEQDKAGWIKAFHETIEIFQQKNESFKNALKDVEEVSNAELGKRAPCWIRDNQVTLCMKCKEPFNALTRRRHHCRACGYVVCWKCSDNKVPLEYDGNKMNKVCRDCFSILTGESIVEGKKKGILEIEAAQFTGSSIMCGFLQYCEKNKPWQKVWCVIPEKECLVLYLYGAPQDVKAQCTIPLLGYSVDDSARPTDPPVSFRLSQSKSIHNFAAETEELKQRWLKVIRVAVTGEMPDCSETNGGNANTMHNNNTQEVGTDSS, encoded by the exons ATGAAGCCCAGGAGAACCAG CACAGAGCACAAAAGAGACGGCTCTCCGCTCAAACAGATCAGCAAGTCGTCCAACAGCAGCCCGGCTCACCGCTCCTACCAAAAGCAGACGGAGACCAACAGGACTCCAGAGGACCACTCGTCCTTACCGACCTCGCCGCAGGATGCCCACAAACCGGCGGCTAATGGGGTGCTAGCTCAGATGGAACAGGACAAGAAAAAGGAGGATAGCCCGGAGAGTAACAATGAAAGTGTGAGGGTAGAGACTGCCGGGTTGCTAAATGGAGATATGGGGTCTGGGAGCACAGAACAGAGTGATGATCATTCATCAcctccacacacagacaggactGGTACAGAAAGCTACACTGAGAACGATGACAGTGGGACTAAAATAGAAAGCGAGCACAGAAACGAAGAAGGAAGCCCAGACCATAAG GAAACAAATGAACAGAAGCTGTTTAAGATCGCCAACGAGCTCTTGCAAACAGAGAAGGCCTACGTAGCGAGACTTAACCTGCTCGACCAG GTGTTCTGCGCCAAGCTAATGGAGGAGGCAAATAAAGGAACGTTTCCTGTGGACGTAGTGAAGAACATCTTCTCCAACATCGTCTCCATCCACACCTTCCACAGCCAGTTTCTGCTTCCAGATCTGGAGAAACGCATGGGAGAATG GGAGTCCACACCTCGCATTGGAGACATCCTGCAGAAACTCACACCTTTTCTCAAGATGTACGCAGAGTACGTGAAGAATTTCGAGAACGCCATGGAGCTGCTCAAACATTGGACTGATCGCTCGCCTCAATTCAAGGCCATCATTCAGGACATACAG AGTCAAGAGGCCTGTGGATGCCTGACGCTTCAGCATCACATGTTGGAGCCCGTGCAGCGAGTCCCTCGCTATGAGATGCTGCTTAAAGACTATCTGAAGAAGCTGCCTCAGGGCGACCCTGACCGACGAGATTCAGAGA AATCATTAGAAATTATCGCCACAGCGGCTACTCACTCCAACAGCGCCATACGAAAATCT GAGAATCTGAAGAAGCTGATGGAGATATACGAAATGCTgggtgaggaggaggacatCGTTAACCCCTCTAACGAGTTCATCAAAGAGGGCCACATCTTGAAGCTGGCGGCCAGGAACACCTCGGCCATGGAGCGATATCTCTTCCTG ttCAACAACATGCTGTTGTACTGCGTGCCCAAGTTCAGTCTGGGAGGGACGAAGTACACGGTGAGGACGCGGATCGGCATCGACGGCATGAAGGTCCTGGAAACGTCCAACGTGGACTACCCTCACACCTTCCAGGTCTCGGGGAAGGAGAGGATGCTGGAGCTACAGGCCAG CTCAGAGCAGGACAAGGCAGGCTGGATTAAG GCTTTCCACGAGACCATTGAGATCTTCCAGCAGAAAAACGAGTCATTCAAGAATGCGCTGAAAGATGTGGAGGAAGTGTCG AATGCAGAGCTGGGGAAGCGCGCCCCTTGCTGGATCCGCGACAATCAAGTGACGCTGTGTATGAAGTGTAAAGAGCCTTTTAACGCTCTGACACGGCGGAGACACCACTGCAGAGCCTGCGGCTAT GTGGTGTGCTGGAAATGTTCGGACAATAAGGTGCCGCTCGAATACGATGGCAACAAGATGAACAAAGTGTGTAGAGACTGCTTCTCCATCCTGACTGGAGAAAGCATAGTCGAGGGCAAGAAGAAGGGCATCCTGGAG ATCGAGGCAGCTCAGTTCACGGGCAGCAGCATCATGTGTGGCTTCCTGCAGTACTGTGAGAAGAACAAACCTTGGCAGAAGGTGTGGTGCGTCATCCCCGAGAAGGAGTGTCTGGTGCTTTATCTCTACGGAGCTCCGCAG GACGTGAAGGCCCAGTGTACAATCCCCCTCCTGGGCTACTCTGTGGATGACAGCGCCCGGCCCACAGACCCCCCGGTCAGCTTCCGCCTCTCTCAGTCCAAGTCCATTCACAACTTTGCTGCTGAAACCGAGGAGCTTAAGCAGCGCTGGCTGAAAGTGATTCGAGTGGCAGTGACGGGAGAGATGCCAGACTGCTCAGAGACCAACGGCGGCAATGCCAACACgatgcacaacaacaacacacaagaaGTGGGTACTGATAGCTCATAA
- the fgd4a gene encoding FYVE, RhoGEF and PH domain-containing protein 4a isoform X6, whose product MKPRRTSSTEHKRDGSPLKQISKSSNSSPAHRSYQKQTETNRTPEDHSSLPTSPQDAHKPAANGVLAQMEQDKKKEDSPESNNESVRVETAGLLNGDMGSGSTEQSDDHSSPPHTDRTGTESYTENDDSGTKIESEHRNEEGSPDHKETNEQKLFKIANELLQTEKAYVARLNLLDQVFCAKLMEEANKGTFPVDVVKNIFSNIVSIHTFHSQFLLPDLEKRMGEWESTPRIGDILQKLTPFLKMYAEYVKNFENAMELLKHWTDRSPQFKAIIQDIQSQEACGCLTLQHHMLEPVQRVPRYEMLLKDYLKKLPQGDPDRRDSEKSLEIIATAATHSNSAIRKSENLKKLMEIYEMLGEEEDIVNPSNEFIKEGHILKLAARNTSAMERYLFLFNNMLLYCVPKFSLGGTKYTVRTRIGIDGMKVLETSNVDYPHTFQVSGKERMLELQASSEQDKAGWIKAFHETIEIFQQKNESFKNALKDVEEVSNAELGKRAPCWIRDNQVTLCMKCKEPFNALTRRRHHCRACGYVVCWKCSDNKVPLEYDGNKMNKVCRDCFSILTGESIVEGKKKGILEIEAAQFTGSSIMCGFLQYCEKNKPWQKVWCVIPEKECLVLYLYGAPQDVKAQCTIPLLGYSVDDSARPTDPPVSFRLSQSKSIHNFAAETEELKQRWLKVIRVAVTGEMPDCSETNGGNANTMHNNNTQEVGTDSS is encoded by the exons ATGAAGCCCAGGAGAACCAG CAGCACAGAGCACAAAAGAGACGGCTCTCCGCTCAAACAGATCAGCAAGTCGTCCAACAGCAGCCCGGCTCACCGCTCCTACCAAAAGCAGACGGAGACCAACAGGACTCCAGAGGACCACTCGTCCTTACCGACCTCGCCGCAGGATGCCCACAAACCGGCGGCTAATGGGGTGCTAGCTCAGATGGAACAGGACAAGAAAAAGGAGGATAGCCCGGAGAGTAACAATGAAAGTGTGAGGGTAGAGACTGCCGGGTTGCTAAATGGAGATATGGGGTCTGGGAGCACAGAACAGAGTGATGATCATTCATCAcctccacacacagacaggactGGTACAGAAAGCTACACTGAGAACGATGACAGTGGGACTAAAATAGAAAGCGAGCACAGAAACGAAGAAGGAAGCCCAGACCATAAG GAAACAAATGAACAGAAGCTGTTTAAGATCGCCAACGAGCTCTTGCAAACAGAGAAGGCCTACGTAGCGAGACTTAACCTGCTCGACCAG GTGTTCTGCGCCAAGCTAATGGAGGAGGCAAATAAAGGAACGTTTCCTGTGGACGTAGTGAAGAACATCTTCTCCAACATCGTCTCCATCCACACCTTCCACAGCCAGTTTCTGCTTCCAGATCTGGAGAAACGCATGGGAGAATG GGAGTCCACACCTCGCATTGGAGACATCCTGCAGAAACTCACACCTTTTCTCAAGATGTACGCAGAGTACGTGAAGAATTTCGAGAACGCCATGGAGCTGCTCAAACATTGGACTGATCGCTCGCCTCAATTCAAGGCCATCATTCAGGACATACAG AGTCAAGAGGCCTGTGGATGCCTGACGCTTCAGCATCACATGTTGGAGCCCGTGCAGCGAGTCCCTCGCTATGAGATGCTGCTTAAAGACTATCTGAAGAAGCTGCCTCAGGGCGACCCTGACCGACGAGATTCAGAGA AATCATTAGAAATTATCGCCACAGCGGCTACTCACTCCAACAGCGCCATACGAAAATCT GAGAATCTGAAGAAGCTGATGGAGATATACGAAATGCTgggtgaggaggaggacatCGTTAACCCCTCTAACGAGTTCATCAAAGAGGGCCACATCTTGAAGCTGGCGGCCAGGAACACCTCGGCCATGGAGCGATATCTCTTCCTG ttCAACAACATGCTGTTGTACTGCGTGCCCAAGTTCAGTCTGGGAGGGACGAAGTACACGGTGAGGACGCGGATCGGCATCGACGGCATGAAGGTCCTGGAAACGTCCAACGTGGACTACCCTCACACCTTCCAGGTCTCGGGGAAGGAGAGGATGCTGGAGCTACAGGCCAG CTCAGAGCAGGACAAGGCAGGCTGGATTAAG GCTTTCCACGAGACCATTGAGATCTTCCAGCAGAAAAACGAGTCATTCAAGAATGCGCTGAAAGATGTGGAGGAAGTGTCG AATGCAGAGCTGGGGAAGCGCGCCCCTTGCTGGATCCGCGACAATCAAGTGACGCTGTGTATGAAGTGTAAAGAGCCTTTTAACGCTCTGACACGGCGGAGACACCACTGCAGAGCCTGCGGCTAT GTGGTGTGCTGGAAATGTTCGGACAATAAGGTGCCGCTCGAATACGATGGCAACAAGATGAACAAAGTGTGTAGAGACTGCTTCTCCATCCTGACTGGAGAAAGCATAGTCGAGGGCAAGAAGAAGGGCATCCTGGAG ATCGAGGCAGCTCAGTTCACGGGCAGCAGCATCATGTGTGGCTTCCTGCAGTACTGTGAGAAGAACAAACCTTGGCAGAAGGTGTGGTGCGTCATCCCCGAGAAGGAGTGTCTGGTGCTTTATCTCTACGGAGCTCCGCAG GACGTGAAGGCCCAGTGTACAATCCCCCTCCTGGGCTACTCTGTGGATGACAGCGCCCGGCCCACAGACCCCCCGGTCAGCTTCCGCCTCTCTCAGTCCAAGTCCATTCACAACTTTGCTGCTGAAACCGAGGAGCTTAAGCAGCGCTGGCTGAAAGTGATTCGAGTGGCAGTGACGGGAGAGATGCCAGACTGCTCAGAGACCAACGGCGGCAATGCCAACACgatgcacaacaacaacacacaagaaGTGGGTACTGATAGCTCATAA